A region of Pan troglodytes isolate AG18354 chromosome 23, NHGRI_mPanTro3-v2.0_pri, whole genome shotgun sequence DNA encodes the following proteins:
- the INPP5J gene encoding phosphatidylinositol 4,5-bisphosphate 5-phosphatase A isoform X6, producing the protein MALPRLGTQSTGPGRCLSPNLQAQEAPAPVTTSSSTSTLSSSPWSAQPTCKSDPGFRITVVTWNVGTAMPPDDVTSLLHLGGGDDSDGADMIAIGLQEVNSMLNKRLKDALFTDQWSELFMDALGPFNFVLVSSVRMQGVILLLFAKYYHLPFLRDVQTDCTRTGLGGYWGNKGGVSVRLAAFGHMLCFLNCHLPAHMDKAEQRKDNFQTILSLQQFQGPGAQGILDHDLVFWFGDLNFRIESYDLHFVKFAIDSDQLHQLWEKDQLNIAKNTWPILKGFQEGPLNFAPTFKFDVGTNKYDTSAKKRKPAWTDRILWKVKAPGGGPSPSGRKSHRLQVTQHSYRSHMEYTVSDHKPVAAQFLLQFAFRDDMPLVRLEVADEWVRPEQAVVRYRMETVFARSSWDWIGLYRVTFSEESLPKGHGDFILGYYSHNHSILIGVTEPFQISLPSSELASSSTDSSGTSSEGEDDSTLELLAPKSRSPSPGKSKRHRSRSPGLARFPGLALRPSSCERRGASRSPSPQSRRLSRVAPDRSSNGSSRGSSEEGPSGLPGPWAFPPAVPRSLGLLPALRLETVDPGGGGSWGPDREALAPNSLSPSPQGHRGLEEGGLGP; encoded by the exons atgGCCCTCCCAAGGCTTGGCACCCAGAGTACAGGGCCTGGCAGGTGCCTGAGCCCCAACCTTCAGGCCCAAGAAGCCCCAGCCCCAGTCACCACCTCCTCTTCTACATCCACCCTGTCATCCTCCCCTTGGTCAGCTCAGCCTACCTGCAAGAGCGACCCCGGCTTCCG GATCACTGTGGTCACATGGAACGTGGGCACTGCCATGCCCCCAGACGATGTCACATCCCTCCTCCACCTGGGCGGTGGTGACGACAGCGACGGCGCAGACATGATCGCCATAGG GTTGCAGGAAGTGAACTCCATGCTCAACAAGCGACTCAAGGATGCCCTCTTCACGGACCAGTGGAGTGAGCTGTTCATGGATGCACTGGGGCCCTTCAACTTCGTGCTG GTGAGTTCGGTGAGGATGCAGGGTGTCATCCTGCTGCTGTTCGCCAAGTACTACCACCTGCCCTTCCTGCGAGACGTGCAGACCGACTGCACACGCACTGGCCTGGGCGGCTACTGG GGTAACAAGGGTGGCGTGAGCGTGCGCCTGGCGGCCTTCGGGCACATGCTCTGCTTCCTGAACTGCCACTTGCCTGCGCATATGGACAAGGCGGAGCAGCGCAAGGACAACTTCCAGACCATCCTCAGCCTCCAGCAGTTCCAAGGGCCGGGCGCACAGGGCATCCTGGATCATGA CCTCGTGTTCTGGTTCGGGGACCTGAACTTCCGCATTGAGAGCTATGACCTGCACTTTGTCAAGTTTGCCATCGACAGTGACCAGCTCCATCAGCTCTGGGAGAAGGACCAG CTCAACATCGCCAAGAACACCTGGCCCATTCTGAAGGGCTTTCAGGAGGGGCCCCTCAACTTCGCTCCCACCTTCAAGTTTGATGTGGGTACCAACAAATACGATACCAG TGCCAAGAAACGGAAGCCAGCTTGGACAGACCGTATCCTATGGAAGGTCAAGGCTCCAGGTGGGGGTCCCAGCCCCTCAGGACGGAAGAGCCACCGACTCCAGGTGACGCAGCACAGCTACCGCAGCCACATGGAATACACAGTCAGCGACCACAAGCCTGTGGCTGCCCAGTTCCTCCTGCAG TTTGCCTTCAGGGACGACATGCCACTGGTGCGGCTGGAGGTGGCAGATGAGTGGGTGCGGCCCGAGCAGGCGGTGGTGAGGTACCGCATGGAAACAGTGTTCGCCCGCAGCTCCTGGGACTGGATCGGCTTGTACCGG GTAACATTCAGTGAGGAATCACTGCCCAAGGGCCATGGAGACTTCATCCTGGGCTACTATAGTCACAACCACAGCATCCTCATCGGCGTCACTGAACCCTTCCAG ATCTCGCTGCCTTCCTCGGAGTTGGCCAGCAGCAGCACAGACAGCTCAGGCACCAGCTCAGAGGGAGAGGATGACAGCACACTGGAGCTCCTTGCACCCAAGTCCCGCAGCCCCAGTCCTGGCAAGTCCAAGCGACACCGCAGCCGCAGCCCGGGACTGGCCAGGTTCCCTGGGCTTGCCCTACGGCCCTCATCCTGTGAACGCCGTGGTGCCAGCCGTAGCCCCTCACCCCAGAGCCGCCGCCTGTCCCGAGTGGCTCCTGACAGGAGCAGTAATGGCAGCAGCCGGGGAAGTAGTGAAGAGGGGCCCTCTGGGTTGCCTGGCCCCTGGGCCTTCCCACCAGCTGTGCCTCGAAGCCTGGGCCTGTTGCCCGCCTTGCGCCTAGAGACTGTAGACCCTGGTGGTGGTGGTTCCTGGGGACCTGATCGGGAGGCCCTGGCCCCCAACAGCCTGTCTCCTAGTCCCCAGGGCCATCGGGGGCTGGAGGAAGGGGGCCTGGGGCCCTGA
- the INPP5J gene encoding phosphatidylinositol 4,5-bisphosphate 5-phosphatase A isoform X7 → MPPDDVTSLLHLGGGDDSDGADMIAIGLQEVNSMLNKRLKDALFTDQWSELFMDALGPFNFVLVSSVRMQGVILLLFAKYYHLPFLRDVQTDCTRTGLGGYWGNKGGVSVRLAAFGHMLCFLNCHLPAHMDKAEQRKDNFQTILSLQQFQGPGAQGILDHDLVFWFGDLNFRIESYDLHFVKFAIDSDQLHQLWEKDQLNIAKNTWPILKGFQEGPLNFAPTFKFDVGTNKYDTSAKKRKPAWTDRILWKVKAPGGGPSPSGRKSHRLQVTQHSYRSHMEYTVSDHKPVAAQFLLQFAFRDDMPLVRLEVADEWVRPEQAVVRYRMETVFARSSWDWIGLYRVGFRHCKDYVAYVWAKHEDVDGNTYQVTFSEESLPKGHGDFILGYYSHNHSILIGVTEPFQISLPSSELASSSTDSSGTSSEGEDDSTLELLAPKSRSPSPGKSKRHRSRSPGLARFPGLALRPSSCERRGASRSPSPQSRRLSRVAPDRSSNGSSRGSSEEGPSGLPGPWAFPPAVPRSLGLLPALRLETVDPGGGGSWGPDREALAPNSLSPSPQGHRGLEEGGLGP, encoded by the exons ATGCCCCCAGACGATGTCACATCCCTCCTCCACCTGGGCGGTGGTGACGACAGCGACGGCGCAGACATGATCGCCATAGG GTTGCAGGAAGTGAACTCCATGCTCAACAAGCGACTCAAGGATGCCCTCTTCACGGACCAGTGGAGTGAGCTGTTCATGGATGCACTGGGGCCCTTCAACTTCGTGCTG GTGAGTTCGGTGAGGATGCAGGGTGTCATCCTGCTGCTGTTCGCCAAGTACTACCACCTGCCCTTCCTGCGAGACGTGCAGACCGACTGCACACGCACTGGCCTGGGCGGCTACTGG GGTAACAAGGGTGGCGTGAGCGTGCGCCTGGCGGCCTTCGGGCACATGCTCTGCTTCCTGAACTGCCACTTGCCTGCGCATATGGACAAGGCGGAGCAGCGCAAGGACAACTTCCAGACCATCCTCAGCCTCCAGCAGTTCCAAGGGCCGGGCGCACAGGGCATCCTGGATCATGA CCTCGTGTTCTGGTTCGGGGACCTGAACTTCCGCATTGAGAGCTATGACCTGCACTTTGTCAAGTTTGCCATCGACAGTGACCAGCTCCATCAGCTCTGGGAGAAGGACCAG CTCAACATCGCCAAGAACACCTGGCCCATTCTGAAGGGCTTTCAGGAGGGGCCCCTCAACTTCGCTCCCACCTTCAAGTTTGATGTGGGTACCAACAAATACGATACCAG TGCCAAGAAACGGAAGCCAGCTTGGACAGACCGTATCCTATGGAAGGTCAAGGCTCCAGGTGGGGGTCCCAGCCCCTCAGGACGGAAGAGCCACCGACTCCAGGTGACGCAGCACAGCTACCGCAGCCACATGGAATACACAGTCAGCGACCACAAGCCTGTGGCTGCCCAGTTCCTCCTGCAG TTTGCCTTCAGGGACGACATGCCACTGGTGCGGCTGGAGGTGGCAGATGAGTGGGTGCGGCCCGAGCAGGCGGTGGTGAGGTACCGCATGGAAACAGTGTTCGCCCGCAGCTCCTGGGACTGGATCGGCTTGTACCGG GTGGGTTTCCGCCATTGCAAGGACTATGTGGCTTATGTCTGGGCCAAACATGAAGATGTGGATGGGAATACCTACCAG GTAACATTCAGTGAGGAATCACTGCCCAAGGGCCATGGAGACTTCATCCTGGGCTACTATAGTCACAACCACAGCATCCTCATCGGCGTCACTGAACCCTTCCAG ATCTCGCTGCCTTCCTCGGAGTTGGCCAGCAGCAGCACAGACAGCTCAGGCACCAGCTCAGAGGGAGAGGATGACAGCACACTGGAGCTCCTTGCACCCAAGTCCCGCAGCCCCAGTCCTGGCAAGTCCAAGCGACACCGCAGCCGCAGCCCGGGACTGGCCAGGTTCCCTGGGCTTGCCCTACGGCCCTCATCCTGTGAACGCCGTGGTGCCAGCCGTAGCCCCTCACCCCAGAGCCGCCGCCTGTCCCGAGTGGCTCCTGACAGGAGCAGTAATGGCAGCAGCCGGGGAAGTAGTGAAGAGGGGCCCTCTGGGTTGCCTGGCCCCTGGGCCTTCCCACCAGCTGTGCCTCGAAGCCTGGGCCTGTTGCCCGCCTTGCGCCTAGAGACTGTAGACCCTGGTGGTGGTGGTTCCTGGGGACCTGATCGGGAGGCCCTGGCCCCCAACAGCCTGTCTCCTAGTCCCCAGGGCCATCGGGGGCTGGAGGAAGGGGGCCTGGGGCCCTGA
- the INPP5J gene encoding phosphatidylinositol 4,5-bisphosphate 5-phosphatase A isoform X4, giving the protein MALPRLGTQSTGPGRCLSPNLQAQEAPAPVTTSSSTSTLSSSPWSAQPTCKSDPGFRITVVTWNVGTAMPPDDVTSLLHLGGGDDSDGADMIAIGLQEVNSMLNKRLKDALFTDQWSELFMDALGPFNFVLVSSVRMQGVILLLFAKYYHLPFLRDVQTDCTRTGLGGYWGNKGGVSVRLAAFGHMLCFLNCHLPAHMDKAEQRKDNFQTILSLQQFQGPGAQGILDHDLVFWFGDLNFRIESYDLHFVKFAIDSDQLHQLWEKDQLNIAKNTWPILKGFQEGPLNFAPTFKFDVGTNKYDTSAKKRKPAWTDRILWKVKAPGGGPSPSGRKSHRLQVTQHSYRSHMEYTVSDHKPVAAQFLLQFAFRDDMPLVRLEVADEWVRPEQAVVRYRMETVFARSSWDWIGLYRVGFRHCKDYVAYVWAKHEDVDGNTYQVTFSEESLPKGHGDFILGYYSHNHSILIGVTEPFQISLPSSELASSSTDSSGTSSEGEDDSTLELLAPKSRSPSPGKSKRHRSRSPGLARFPGLALRPSSCERRGASRSPSPQSRRLSRVAPDRSSNGSSRGSSEEGPSGLPGPWAFPPAVPRSLGLLPALRLETVDPGGGGSWGPDREALAPNSLSPSPQGHRGLEEGGLGP; this is encoded by the exons atgGCCCTCCCAAGGCTTGGCACCCAGAGTACAGGGCCTGGCAGGTGCCTGAGCCCCAACCTTCAGGCCCAAGAAGCCCCAGCCCCAGTCACCACCTCCTCTTCTACATCCACCCTGTCATCCTCCCCTTGGTCAGCTCAGCCTACCTGCAAGAGCGACCCCGGCTTCCG GATCACTGTGGTCACATGGAACGTGGGCACTGCCATGCCCCCAGACGATGTCACATCCCTCCTCCACCTGGGCGGTGGTGACGACAGCGACGGCGCAGACATGATCGCCATAGG GTTGCAGGAAGTGAACTCCATGCTCAACAAGCGACTCAAGGATGCCCTCTTCACGGACCAGTGGAGTGAGCTGTTCATGGATGCACTGGGGCCCTTCAACTTCGTGCTG GTGAGTTCGGTGAGGATGCAGGGTGTCATCCTGCTGCTGTTCGCCAAGTACTACCACCTGCCCTTCCTGCGAGACGTGCAGACCGACTGCACACGCACTGGCCTGGGCGGCTACTGG GGTAACAAGGGTGGCGTGAGCGTGCGCCTGGCGGCCTTCGGGCACATGCTCTGCTTCCTGAACTGCCACTTGCCTGCGCATATGGACAAGGCGGAGCAGCGCAAGGACAACTTCCAGACCATCCTCAGCCTCCAGCAGTTCCAAGGGCCGGGCGCACAGGGCATCCTGGATCATGA CCTCGTGTTCTGGTTCGGGGACCTGAACTTCCGCATTGAGAGCTATGACCTGCACTTTGTCAAGTTTGCCATCGACAGTGACCAGCTCCATCAGCTCTGGGAGAAGGACCAG CTCAACATCGCCAAGAACACCTGGCCCATTCTGAAGGGCTTTCAGGAGGGGCCCCTCAACTTCGCTCCCACCTTCAAGTTTGATGTGGGTACCAACAAATACGATACCAG TGCCAAGAAACGGAAGCCAGCTTGGACAGACCGTATCCTATGGAAGGTCAAGGCTCCAGGTGGGGGTCCCAGCCCCTCAGGACGGAAGAGCCACCGACTCCAGGTGACGCAGCACAGCTACCGCAGCCACATGGAATACACAGTCAGCGACCACAAGCCTGTGGCTGCCCAGTTCCTCCTGCAG TTTGCCTTCAGGGACGACATGCCACTGGTGCGGCTGGAGGTGGCAGATGAGTGGGTGCGGCCCGAGCAGGCGGTGGTGAGGTACCGCATGGAAACAGTGTTCGCCCGCAGCTCCTGGGACTGGATCGGCTTGTACCGG GTGGGTTTCCGCCATTGCAAGGACTATGTGGCTTATGTCTGGGCCAAACATGAAGATGTGGATGGGAATACCTACCAG GTAACATTCAGTGAGGAATCACTGCCCAAGGGCCATGGAGACTTCATCCTGGGCTACTATAGTCACAACCACAGCATCCTCATCGGCGTCACTGAACCCTTCCAG ATCTCGCTGCCTTCCTCGGAGTTGGCCAGCAGCAGCACAGACAGCTCAGGCACCAGCTCAGAGGGAGAGGATGACAGCACACTGGAGCTCCTTGCACCCAAGTCCCGCAGCCCCAGTCCTGGCAAGTCCAAGCGACACCGCAGCCGCAGCCCGGGACTGGCCAGGTTCCCTGGGCTTGCCCTACGGCCCTCATCCTGTGAACGCCGTGGTGCCAGCCGTAGCCCCTCACCCCAGAGCCGCCGCCTGTCCCGAGTGGCTCCTGACAGGAGCAGTAATGGCAGCAGCCGGGGAAGTAGTGAAGAGGGGCCCTCTGGGTTGCCTGGCCCCTGGGCCTTCCCACCAGCTGTGCCTCGAAGCCTGGGCCTGTTGCCCGCCTTGCGCCTAGAGACTGTAGACCCTGGTGGTGGTGGTTCCTGGGGACCTGATCGGGAGGCCCTGGCCCCCAACAGCCTGTCTCCTAGTCCCCAGGGCCATCGGGGGCTGGAGGAAGGGGGCCTGGGGCCCTGA